One Chlorobaculum limnaeum genomic window carries:
- a CDS encoding UDP-2,3-diacylglucosamine diphosphatase, with the protein MSALYFVSDLHLGLQEPQAEAEKLERLETLFSTIASTGGSLFLLGDILDYWMEYRHVIPKGFTRFFCMLSGLVRSGVSVTWMAGNHDFYLGSYFDDELGVKTMYGLHEVQHDGCTFLMAHGDGLGDGDLGYKLFARFVRNRFNLGLLTAFHSDLSTALMSWFSRLSRKHKKSDMRAESTRLFDFATSLAQERDFDYFVCGHNHSERIETVHESGSAYVNLGSWIEGRYQYGVYEQGQFRLEQL; encoded by the coding sequence ATGTCCGCACTCTACTTCGTCAGCGATCTTCATCTCGGCCTGCAGGAACCGCAGGCCGAAGCGGAGAAGCTCGAACGTCTCGAAACCCTCTTCTCCACCATCGCAAGCACCGGCGGCTCGCTCTTTCTGCTCGGCGACATCCTCGACTACTGGATGGAGTATCGCCACGTCATTCCCAAAGGGTTCACCCGTTTTTTCTGTATGCTCTCGGGGCTGGTGCGCAGCGGCGTGTCGGTGACCTGGATGGCCGGAAACCACGACTTCTACCTAGGCAGCTATTTCGATGACGAGCTGGGGGTGAAAACCATGTACGGCCTGCACGAGGTGCAGCACGACGGTTGCACCTTTCTGATGGCGCACGGCGACGGGCTGGGCGATGGCGATCTCGGTTACAAGCTCTTCGCCCGCTTTGTCCGGAACCGTTTCAACCTCGGGCTGCTGACCGCGTTCCACTCCGACCTTTCGACCGCCCTGATGAGCTGGTTTTCACGCCTCAGCCGCAAGCACAAGAAGAGCGACATGCGCGCGGAATCGACGCGCCTTTTCGATTTTGCCACCTCACTGGCTCAAGAACGCGATTTTGATTACTTTGTCTGCGGCCATAACCACTCGGAGCGTATCGAGACTGTTCATGAATCGGGCAGCGCCTATGTCAATCTCGGCTCGTGGATCGAGGGACGCTATCAGTACGGAGTCTATGAACAGGGGCAATTCAGGCTCGAACAGCTTTAA
- a CDS encoding diacylglycerol/polyprenol kinase family protein — translation MMTLPSTFFSLPVVWHNALVAFLTLAYVFSVPPLMDWLVTNHGLPRDISRKITHICAGSVIIFLPLFQDGGWSQYLNISVFAIWTVLLVQKGLFAAEDDQAVKTMTRTGDKRELLKGTLYFVVVAMICGTVFYKQSAGVLAMAMLGWGDGLAPIVGTKLGKMQYRILSNKTVEGSVAFFAGAFLAGLFFVQLIVPEAYNPGKIAIIALAATAVEGASPKEVDNILIPVTVIALSLALLS, via the coding sequence ATGATGACTTTGCCTTCGACTTTCTTTTCCCTGCCTGTGGTCTGGCACAACGCGCTGGTCGCGTTTCTTACCCTCGCTTATGTGTTCAGCGTTCCCCCGCTGATGGACTGGCTTGTGACCAACCACGGCCTGCCGCGCGACATCAGCCGCAAGATTACCCACATCTGCGCCGGGTCGGTCATCATCTTTCTGCCGCTGTTTCAGGACGGCGGCTGGTCGCAGTATCTGAACATTTCGGTGTTCGCCATCTGGACGGTGCTGCTGGTGCAGAAGGGGCTGTTTGCCGCCGAAGACGACCAGGCGGTCAAGACCATGACCCGCACCGGCGACAAGCGCGAGCTGCTCAAGGGCACTCTCTACTTCGTGGTGGTGGCGATGATCTGTGGCACGGTGTTCTACAAGCAGAGCGCCGGCGTGCTCGCGATGGCGATGCTCGGGTGGGGCGACGGACTCGCGCCGATCGTGGGCACGAAGCTCGGCAAGATGCAGTACCGGATTTTAAGCAACAAGACCGTCGAGGGAAGCGTCGCGTTCTTCGCCGGGGCGTTTCTTGCCGGTCTGTTCTTCGTCCAGCTCATCGTGCCGGAGGCCTACAATCCCGGCAAGATCGCCATTATCGCGCTTGCTGCTACGGCGGTCGAAGGGGCCAGCCCGAAAGAGGTGGACAACATCCTCATTCCCGTAACGGTGATCGCGCTTTCGCTGGCGCTTTTGTCCTGA
- the bchG gene encoding (bacterio)chlorophyll synthase: MSVTTNRSFSFTDKVRAHLEILDPVTWISVFPCLAGGVMASGSMRPTLHDYLLLLSIFLMFGPLGTGFSQSINDLFDLELDRVNEPTRPIPSGRLTKKEALLNSVVVCLMALAIGVFLWLYIGGIRGLIILVSIASGLFVAYIYSAPPLKLKKNIITSAPAVGFSYSFITWFSANALFSEIRPEVYWLSVLNFFMAVALIILNDFKSAEGDREGGLKSLTVMIGAKNTFLVSFIIIDLVFISFATLEFIWGFYHLVFLMLGGLVLNIVLQIKLYKDPKSGVSFMQNAVDDGFGNAIGQSDVAEHNAYLRFQIANNILFLSNNLFAAGAIGMKYMNA; the protein is encoded by the coding sequence ATGTCTGTTACAACAAATCGCAGCTTCAGTTTTACCGATAAAGTAAGGGCTCATCTTGAAATTCTCGATCCCGTCACCTGGATCAGCGTGTTTCCTTGTCTGGCCGGGGGCGTCATGGCTTCGGGTTCGATGCGGCCGACGCTTCACGATTACTTGCTTCTGCTTTCGATATTCCTGATGTTTGGCCCTTTGGGTACTGGATTCAGTCAGTCGATCAACGATCTGTTCGACCTTGAACTCGACAGGGTCAACGAGCCGACCAGACCGATTCCATCGGGTCGGCTGACAAAGAAAGAGGCGTTATTGAACAGCGTGGTGGTTTGCCTGATGGCCTTGGCGATAGGCGTTTTCCTCTGGCTCTATATCGGTGGCATTCGGGGCCTCATCATTCTCGTTTCGATAGCCTCCGGTCTGTTTGTCGCCTATATCTATTCGGCGCCCCCATTGAAGCTCAAAAAAAATATCATAACCTCGGCGCCGGCCGTCGGTTTTTCCTACAGCTTCATTACCTGGTTTTCCGCCAATGCGCTGTTCAGCGAGATCCGGCCCGAAGTGTACTGGCTTTCCGTACTGAACTTTTTCATGGCGGTGGCGCTCATCATTCTCAATGACTTCAAGTCCGCTGAAGGCGACAGGGAGGGGGGGCTGAAATCGCTGACGGTGATGATCGGCGCGAAAAACACCTTTCTGGTTTCCTTTATTATCATCGATCTCGTCTTTATCTCTTTCGCGACGCTCGAGTTCATTTGGGGTTTCTATCATCTGGTATTCCTGATGCTCGGCGGGCTGGTGCTCAATATCGTGTTGCAGATCAAGCTGTACAAGGATCCGAAAAGTGGTGTGTCGTTCATGCAGAATGCCGTGGACGACGGTTTTGGCAACGCCATCGGCCAGAGCGATGTAGCCGAGCATAACGCCTATCTCAGGTTTCAGATAGCTAATAACATCCTGTTTCTTTCCAACAATCTGTTTGCCGCCGGTGCGATTGGTATGAAGTATATGAATGCTTAG
- the miaB gene encoding tRNA (N6-isopentenyl adenosine(37)-C2)-methylthiotransferase MiaB: MSSSFYIHTFGCQMNLADSEIVTSILTDGGFARAGDEASADVVLLNSCAVRENAEERLGNILTQLKGRKRRQRGLVVGVLGCVPQFERERVFSDYPFVDFIVGPDNYRELAGIIENSREQKHLASLDYDQAETYAGIDPVRTGTISAFLPVMRGCNNYCAFCVVPVTRGRERSVGYERVVAEVAALSAAGFREVTLLGQNVNSWRDAKEGLDFAGLLDGVSLAAPGMRIRFTTSHPKDISESLVRVIAARPNLCNHIHLPVQSGSSRMLDLMKRGHTRQEYLDKIAMIRRHIPDAAITTDLIAGFCTETEEEHRETLSLMEAVGYDTAFMFHYSVRPGTWAARNLPDDVPEAVKKRRLQEIIELQTSMSREIYRCEIGQTVEVLAEAESRRSSSQLMGRTKTNRAVVFSRGEFNPGDTLLVKITGATSATLMGVVQCPV, encoded by the coding sequence ATGTCATCATCATTTTACATCCACACCTTCGGTTGCCAGATGAACCTGGCGGACTCGGAGATCGTCACGTCGATTTTGACGGATGGCGGATTCGCGCGGGCTGGCGACGAGGCCTCCGCCGATGTGGTGCTGCTCAACTCCTGCGCGGTGCGCGAGAATGCCGAGGAGCGGCTCGGCAACATCCTCACGCAGCTCAAGGGGCGCAAGCGGCGGCAGCGGGGGCTGGTGGTCGGCGTGCTTGGCTGTGTGCCGCAGTTCGAGCGCGAAAGGGTCTTCAGCGATTATCCCTTCGTCGATTTCATCGTCGGGCCGGACAACTATCGCGAGCTTGCCGGGATCATCGAAAACTCGCGGGAGCAGAAGCATCTCGCAAGCCTCGATTATGATCAGGCGGAGACCTACGCGGGCATCGATCCCGTCAGAACCGGGACGATCAGCGCGTTCCTGCCGGTGATGCGCGGCTGCAACAACTACTGCGCCTTCTGCGTGGTTCCGGTGACGCGCGGGCGCGAGCGCAGCGTCGGCTACGAACGTGTCGTCGCCGAGGTCGCGGCGCTCTCGGCGGCGGGCTTCCGCGAGGTGACGCTGCTCGGCCAGAACGTCAACTCGTGGCGCGACGCCAAAGAGGGCCTCGACTTCGCCGGTCTGCTCGACGGCGTGAGCCTCGCCGCGCCCGGGATGCGCATCCGCTTCACCACCTCGCACCCCAAGGACATCTCCGAGTCGCTCGTCAGGGTGATCGCCGCCCGTCCAAACCTCTGCAACCACATCCATCTGCCCGTCCAATCGGGATCGTCACGGATGCTCGATCTGATGAAGCGCGGCCACACGCGCCAGGAGTACCTCGACAAGATCGCCATGATCCGCCGCCATATTCCCGACGCCGCCATCACCACCGACCTGATCGCCGGATTCTGCACTGAAACGGAGGAGGAGCACCGGGAGACCTTGTCGCTCATGGAAGCGGTCGGTTACGACACGGCGTTCATGTTCCACTACTCGGTGCGCCCCGGCACCTGGGCGGCGCGGAACCTGCCGGACGACGTGCCTGAAGCGGTCAAGAAGCGGCGGCTCCAGGAGATCATCGAATTGCAGACCTCGATGTCACGCGAAATTTACCGGTGCGAGATCGGCCAGACGGTCGAGGTGCTCGCCGAAGCCGAAAGCCGCCGCTCATCGTCGCAGCTCATGGGCCGCACGAAAACCAACCGCGCGGTGGTTTTCAGCCGTGGCGAGTTCAATCCGGGCGACACGCTTCTGGTGAAGATCACCGGCGCGACCTCGGCGACTCTTATGGGTGTTGTGCAATGTCCTGTATGA
- a CDS encoding iron-sulfur cluster assembly scaffold protein gives MLQSGEWAYTEKLKEHFESPKNILKGNDTSAFDGVGMEGNLQCGDQMMVAIKVDKENEKIIDCQWKTYGCASAIASTSILSEMVKGMTLDQAFNISPKEVAKELGGLPENKIHCSVLGDKALRAAINDYFIRNGMNDRVQKVQARTVCQCMNVTDHDIEEAVLEGARTFYELQEHTKISTVCGLCKEDAEAELQKYVHLHFGA, from the coding sequence ATGCTTCAGTCAGGCGAATGGGCATATACCGAAAAACTCAAGGAGCATTTCGAGAGTCCGAAAAATATTCTCAAGGGCAACGACACCAGCGCCTTCGACGGCGTCGGCATGGAGGGCAACCTGCAGTGCGGCGACCAGATGATGGTGGCCATCAAAGTGGACAAGGAGAACGAAAAGATCATCGACTGTCAGTGGAAGACCTACGGCTGCGCCAGCGCCATCGCCAGCACCTCGATTCTCTCCGAGATGGTCAAGGGGATGACGCTCGACCAGGCGTTCAACATTTCGCCCAAAGAGGTCGCCAAGGAGCTGGGCGGGCTGCCGGAGAACAAGATTCACTGCTCGGTGCTCGGCGACAAGGCGCTGCGGGCGGCGATCAACGACTACTTCATCCGCAACGGCATGAACGACCGCGTCCAGAAGGTGCAGGCGAGAACCGTCTGCCAGTGCATGAACGTCACCGATCACGACATTGAGGAGGCGGTGCTCGAAGGCGCGCGCACCTTCTACGAGCTTCAGGAGCACACCAAGATCAGCACGGTGTGCGGGCTGTGCAAGGAGGATGCCGAAGCCGAACTTCAGAAGTACGTCCACCTCCATTTCGGCGCCTGA